Proteins encoded within one genomic window of Bacillus sp. 1NLA3E:
- a CDS encoding acetamidase/formamidase family protein yields MNLKHEIDIKNENLHISFSNNYQPILTIDSGDSVQFVTPDIDCGYSYKDGKRVVYESREREKIWGHPMIGPIAIKNARPGMTLEIKINDIVPGWYGWNFSGGERNLQDSKLGNTLQEELRVDWLLDHEKNKGVCQLKNDSYSVKLSPFMGVMATAPSEPGIHSTIPPRYCGGNIDCKELTKGSILYLPIAVEGGLFSVGDGHAAQGDGEVSGTAIECPMDMVDLTFVVREDIHLRMPRAYTPSGWITFGFHEDLNEATTIALNEMLQLMQDLYQIDKREATALASVVVDLRITQIVNSSKGVHAVLPHGALKRG; encoded by the coding sequence ATGAATTTGAAGCATGAGATTGATATTAAAAATGAAAACCTTCATATCTCATTTAGTAACAACTATCAACCAATTCTCACGATTGATTCCGGTGATTCAGTCCAGTTTGTTACCCCGGATATTGACTGTGGTTACTCATATAAGGATGGGAAAAGGGTTGTTTATGAATCCAGAGAAAGGGAAAAAATTTGGGGACATCCTATGATAGGACCCATTGCAATAAAAAATGCCAGACCAGGAATGACATTAGAGATTAAAATTAATGATATTGTTCCTGGCTGGTATGGATGGAACTTTTCTGGTGGTGAAAGAAACTTGCAGGATTCTAAGTTGGGGAATACCTTGCAGGAAGAATTACGGGTGGATTGGCTATTAGACCATGAAAAAAATAAGGGAGTCTGCCAATTGAAAAATGACTCCTATTCTGTTAAATTGAGTCCTTTTATGGGAGTGATGGCTACTGCCCCTAGTGAACCAGGTATCCATTCAACTATCCCCCCCAGGTATTGTGGGGGAAATATTGATTGTAAGGAACTAACGAAGGGAAGTATATTATACTTGCCAATTGCAGTGGAAGGAGGGTTATTTTCTGTTGGTGATGGCCATGCAGCACAGGGAGACGGGGAAGTATCCGGGACAGCAATTGAATGTCCAATGGACATGGTCGACCTTACATTTGTAGTAAGGGAAGACATACATCTTCGAATGCCAAGGGCTTATACACCTTCCGGCTGGATTACCTTTGGATTTCATGAAGATCTAAATGAAGCGACAACCATAGCCCTTAATGAGATGCTGCAATTAATGCAGGATTTATATCAGATTGATAAACGTGAAGCTACTGCTCTAGCAAGTGTAGTGGTAGATTTAAGAATTACGCAAATCGTTAATTCCAGCAAAGGAGTTCACGCCGTATTGCCCCATGGTGCATTAAAGAGAGGATAA
- the fdrA gene encoding acyl-CoA synthetase FdrA produces MPIKVVFKTNTYIDSVSLMTLSNRACDIDGVEQAMIAMGTDMNKEVIKNIGLNTPEIEGANSSDLMIVVKAATEELCENAFIEIEELFTKKAKKDPSDVKYSTIPSAVKSIPEANLAIISVSGTYAAREARKALENELHVMLFSDNISLEDEIQLKNLAHEKGLLLMGPDCGTAIIGDVALCFANAVRKGNIGIVGASGTGSQEVTVLIHNLGGGITQLVGTGGRDLSEEVGGIMMLDGIKALEEDEATKVIILVSKPPAPSVEKKVLAQIKNCSKPVVVCFMGGEEETTVQAGGHFAKTTEEAAFKAISLAGISENNLNKSELNLELIEEVRSKLTTEQKYIRGLFSGGTLCDEAMHAAMEKFDNVYSNIQRNPEYRLKDVNVSEGHTFIDFGDDQFTQGKPHPMIDPSTRLARFMQDAKDPSVGVIVMDFVLGFGAHEDPAGAFLPAIIEAKQLAEEEGRHLEIVGYVLGTELDSQNIEEQVDKLVAAGVTIASSNAHAGLLAREFVVKGA; encoded by the coding sequence ATGCCTATTAAAGTGGTATTTAAGACAAACACATATATTGATTCGGTATCCTTAATGACTTTATCCAACAGAGCGTGCGATATCGACGGTGTAGAACAAGCCATGATTGCCATGGGGACTGATATGAATAAAGAGGTAATCAAAAATATCGGTTTGAATACCCCGGAAATCGAGGGGGCAAATAGTAGTGATTTGATGATTGTTGTTAAAGCAGCTACTGAAGAGCTTTGTGAGAACGCATTCATTGAGATTGAAGAATTATTTACAAAAAAAGCGAAAAAGGATCCTAGTGATGTGAAATACTCCACCATTCCTTCCGCTGTAAAAAGTATTCCGGAGGCGAACCTTGCCATTATCTCTGTAAGTGGGACATATGCTGCCAGGGAAGCAAGAAAGGCACTAGAGAATGAACTTCACGTTATGTTGTTCAGCGATAATATCAGCCTTGAGGACGAAATCCAACTTAAGAATCTGGCACATGAAAAAGGATTGTTATTGATGGGACCTGACTGTGGAACAGCCATTATTGGAGATGTCGCTCTGTGCTTTGCCAATGCAGTAAGAAAAGGCAATATCGGAATTGTTGGAGCTTCTGGAACTGGCAGCCAAGAGGTAACCGTTCTTATTCATAATTTAGGTGGCGGAATCACTCAGCTAGTTGGAACCGGTGGTAGGGATTTAAGTGAAGAAGTCGGCGGAATTATGATGCTTGATGGTATTAAGGCGCTTGAAGAAGATGAAGCAACGAAAGTGATTATCTTAGTTTCTAAGCCACCTGCACCAAGTGTTGAGAAAAAAGTCCTTGCCCAAATCAAAAATTGCTCTAAACCAGTTGTTGTATGCTTTATGGGCGGTGAAGAAGAAACAACCGTTCAAGCAGGCGGCCATTTTGCGAAAACGACAGAAGAAGCAGCCTTTAAAGCAATTTCTCTAGCTGGAATAAGTGAAAATAATTTGAATAAAAGTGAGTTAAACCTTGAACTCATTGAAGAAGTCCGTTCGAAGCTGACGACTGAACAAAAATATATTCGCGGATTATTCAGCGGCGGCACACTTTGTGATGAGGCGATGCATGCAGCCATGGAAAAGTTTGATAATGTTTACAGCAACATTCAAAGGAATCCTGAATATCGCTTAAAAGATGTAAATGTAAGCGAAGGGCATACATTTATTGATTTTGGCGATGACCAATTTACACAGGGTAAACCGCATCCAATGATTGACCCATCAACTCGATTAGCAAGATTTATGCAAGACGCAAAGGATCCTTCTGTTGGTGTCATCGTCATGGACTTTGTCTTGGGTTTTGGTGCGCACGAAGATCCAGCCGGTGCATTCCTACCTGCCATTATTGAAGCGAAGCAATTGGCTGAAGAGGAAGGAAGACATTTAGAAATAGTAGGATATGTTCTTGGAACAGAATTAGATAGTCAAAATATTGAGGAACAAGTGGATAAATTAGTAGCTGCAGGAGTAACAATTGCAAGTAGTAATGCCCATGCAGGATTATTAGCAAGAGAATTTGTTGTGAAAGGGGCTTAA
- a CDS encoding DUF2877 domain-containing protein gives MIQAKSGDVGFIQAIEISKFNGIIHSIFDKTVNIQCLETGDLYSLACNKLDNGPNSIVIEINSFKEIDIEVNDRIFVENKVLSIKNKLAITIEYAEKWECSLPNYPVNDERLIVNLAIMKGHIEKHGKCGGMKKNLQAKSPFEVEMAKMLEERSHSLCCSLVNNRVNDALQHAISLIGLGPGLTPSGDDFLTGLLTTFNMPDCPCQSYKGFCEQVVMSAKLLTNDISFMTLRKASLGKVRESIVCLINSAVNGREKELISALDNVLKIGSSSGTDIALGLVSGLETNIKMKNMLY, from the coding sequence ATGATACAAGCTAAATCTGGTGATGTTGGTTTTATTCAGGCGATTGAAATTTCAAAGTTTAACGGTATTATTCATAGTATTTTTGACAAAACAGTAAATATTCAGTGCTTGGAAACGGGAGACTTATACAGTCTAGCATGTAACAAATTGGATAACGGACCGAATTCAATTGTTATAGAAATAAATAGTTTTAAAGAAATAGATATTGAAGTGAATGACCGGATATTTGTTGAAAATAAAGTTCTTTCTATTAAAAACAAACTGGCTATAACAATTGAATACGCAGAAAAATGGGAATGTTCGTTACCAAATTATCCTGTGAATGATGAACGGTTAATAGTAAATCTAGCCATCATGAAGGGTCACATTGAGAAACATGGAAAATGTGGTGGGATGAAGAAGAATTTACAGGCAAAAAGCCCTTTTGAAGTTGAAATGGCTAAAATGCTGGAGGAAAGATCTCATTCACTCTGTTGTTCACTAGTGAACAACAGAGTGAATGATGCCCTACAGCATGCCATTAGTCTTATTGGTTTAGGACCTGGCTTAACACCATCTGGTGATGATTTCTTAACAGGACTATTGACCACTTTTAATATGCCAGATTGCCCATGTCAATCGTATAAGGGATTTTGCGAACAAGTTGTAATGAGTGCAAAGCTATTAACGAACGATATCAGCTTTATGACCTTAAGAAAAGCATCATTGGGTAAAGTAAGAGAATCTATTGTATGTTTGATCAATTCTGCCGTAAATGGCCGTGAGAAAGAATTGATTTCTGCTTTAGATAATGTTTTAAAAATTGGATCTTCATCCGGGACAGACATAGCCCTCGGGCTAGTCAGCGGCTTGGAAACCAATATTAAAATGAAAAATATGCTCTATTAG